The Mercenaria mercenaria strain notata chromosome 8, MADL_Memer_1, whole genome shotgun sequence genome has a segment encoding these proteins:
- the LOC123566298 gene encoding ras-like protein family member 12, with amino-acid sequence MSGRKRSEYNIVLLGALGVGKSALTVKYITRRFIMEYDPYIEDIYTKHEDVDGQEFIVNVMDTYEKDDSNSQRYLRWADAFIVVYSITNRPSFETARQYLQKVSEYLRTANKDCPIALVGNKSDLERYRQISKADGQTLSCEYDGIFYECSAAEEYEYVEDIFYGLVHSIQRQRGERSLAYSPLFITEDRHHSMQRNRPRSPRSSTEKKEDKTQNKKNPTSFKLFKNKSFKIFN; translated from the exons CTTTAACGGTGAAATACATAACCAGGAGGTTCATCATGGAATATGACCCATATATTG aagATATATATACCAAACACGAGGATGTTGATGGGCAAGAATTCATAGTAAATGTCATGGATACGTATGAAAAG GATGATTCCAACAGTCAGCGATATCTGAGATGGGCGGACGCCTTCATTGTTGTTTATAGCATTACAAATCGGCCTAGTTTTGAGACAGCTCGTCAGTATCTACAGAAAGTTTCTGAATATCTTCGTACGGCGAACAAAGATTGTCCAATTGCTCTTGTAGGCAATAAAAGCGACCTAGAACGATACAG ACAAATCAGCAAAGCTGACGGACAAACTTTATCATGTGAATATGATGGAATTTTCTACGAATGTTCAGCAGCGGAGGAGTACGAGTACGTTGAGGACATTTTTTACGGACTTGTTCATTCAATACAACGTCAACGAGGAGAAAGAAGTCTAGCCTATTCACCGCTATTTATTACGGAAGACAGACATCACTCCATGCAAAGAAATAGACCGCGTTCTCCTAGAAGTAGTACGGAAAAGAAGGaagacaaaacacaaaataagaaaaatccgACCAGTTTTAAATTGttcaaaaacaaaagttttaagaTATTCAATTGA